From Harpia harpyja isolate bHarHar1 chromosome 19, bHarHar1 primary haplotype, whole genome shotgun sequence, one genomic window encodes:
- the CAMSAP1 gene encoding calmodulin-regulated spectrin-associated protein 1 isoform X3: MGVRARNLCCFSRARRGKEPQMVDVDVCAGGDSTRRKMDALTDSAVEIVPLELYDSARAKIAANLQWICAKAYGIDNVPEELKDPFYIDQYEQEHIKPPVIKLLLSSELYCRVCSLILKGDQVAALQGHQSVIQALSRKGIYVMESDDTPVSESDLGCAPIKMSSHMAMIDALMMAYTVEMISIEKVVASVKRFSTFSASKELPYDLEDAMVFWINKVNLKMREITEKEIKLKQQLMESPGHQKSPSKWYWKLVPVRYRRDHLSSRQLPYFPLLEDLMKDGSDGAALLAVIHYYCPEQMKLDDICLKEVTSIADSLYNIQLLREFSNEYLNKCFYLTLEDMLYAPLVLKPNVMVFIAELFWWFENVKPDFVQPRDIQEIKDVKTVLQQKSSRPPVPISNATKRSFMASPASTSPADSQPLAQTGPEACNRYYLHPEEPDYLGKGGSPAFSPSHPLLPLRQKQQKSLQGEDSPGHRHRSNSLTRVDGQPRGSVLAWPERKPRPLSQPTPFALHHSASSDVDPGSGDSISLARSISKDSLASNIVNVTPKNQPHPPSMKTNGKSLLNNVEIEDEDEELIAIIRSEERPSRSDLELQNASARVPSIVATAWSPKTNSETSESKPDSFYLEPLMPAVLKPAKEKQIINKEDECGEGKQRSFITKRLNEGHLPLIRKKTNSNHGEHDLNRTFTPISSSDFTPVADPSTADPVALVEAGLEASRPLASSSLDPSTQELSTGGFFLHAAKSDDDIASKVNVSYVKSLNSHVPDTTWTMVRQDSDSDLLDLEDTEQDLVVIDDHPIVSKYIGEEESAKLQEDMKVKEHEDKDDASGRSSPCLSTISQVSSVSVTSGSVRMTNFAERKLQRLNSYETKSSTSSSQKTTPDGSESCPAPLTTWKQKREQSPNRQNKDNVNLLASELVQLHMQLEEKRRAIEAQKKKMEALSARQRLKLGKAAFLHVVKKGKSPDVPQPVKPEHFAKEYSRHNGEDLDEVSLSSKSEEFLVKEEEREEMLNDSQEVTKVKMQESLAFAEQHKPKDSAAIHDLEKSKIISVALLEDNVTEVDINECDLSIEKLNETISTLQQAILKISQQQELLMKSPSVPSPGTRSNSQDQKVKPSIHFVEPLSPTGMNSLRKPPRFGQGRNPRSGRPADLKVTKDRQQNSARVKTPTQSLETLPHLRPFPSNSLSKTPTEISLESSPDHGSGSQEKCFFDTYRLHDESNQRALVLSTSKDANIISEMSKEVDNSFKETGLNSSDGSGKENVPVDEPLRSKANLIEVDLSDLKAPDEGELENQDSSTDIISEGDQKSGVGFFFKDEQKAEDELAKKRAAFLLKQQRKAEEARIRKQQLEAEVEQKRDEARRKAEEDRIRKEEEKARRELIKQEYLRKKQQQILEEQGLGKPKSKPKKPRPKSVHREESYSDSGTKCSSTPDNLSSAQSGSSLSLASAATTEPESVHSGGTPSQRVESMESLPILSRNPSRNTERDWENASTASSIASVAEYTGPKLFKEPSSKSNKPIIHNAISHCCLAGKVNEPHKNSILEELEKCDANHYIILFRDAGCQFRALYCYYPDTEEIYKLTGTGPKSITKKMIDKLYKYSSDRKQFNVIPAKTMSVSVDALTIHNHLWQAKRPAVPKKTQTRK; the protein is encoded by the exons ATGGGGGTGCGAGCGAGAaacctctgctgcttctcccgGGCGAGGCGAGGGAaggagccccag atGGTGGATGTTGATGTTTGTGCCGGTGGAGATAGTACCAGAAGAAAAATGGATGCCCTGACAGATAGTGCAGTTGAGATTGTCCCTTTGGAGCTCTATGATTCAGCCAGAGCAAAAATAGCTGCTAATCTACAATGGATCTGTGCTAAAGCCTACGGAATAG ATAATGTCCCAGAGGAGCTGAAGGACCCATTTTACATAGATCAGTATGAGCAAGAACATATTAAACCACCCGTCATCAAGCTGCTGCTGTCCAGCGAGCTGTACTGCCGTGTCTGTAGCCTCATTCTGAAGGGGGATCAggtggctgctctgcagggacacCAGTCAGTCATCCAGGCTCTGTCTCGAAAAGGGATTTACGTCATGGAGAGTGATGATACACCTGTGTCTGAATCTGATCTGGGCTGTGCACCAATCAAAATG agtTCTCATATGGCCATGATTGATGCTCTAATGATGGCCTATACTGTAGAAATGATCAGCATTGAAAAGGTGGTTGCTAGTGTCAAGCGTTTTTCTACATTCAGTGCCTCGAAAGAACTGCCCTATGATTTGGAGGATGCAATGGTTTTCTGGATTAATAAG GTGAACCTTAAAATGAGAGAGATAACAGAGAAAGAgattaaattaaaacagcaacTAATGGAAAGTCCAGGGCAccaaaag TCTCCTTCCAAATGGTATTGGAAATTAGTACCT gtGCGTTACCGAAGAGACCATCTTTCAAGCAGGCAATTACCTTACTTTCCTTTGCTTGAAGATTTGATGAAGGATGGTAGTGATGGTGCTGCTCTTCTAGCTGTGATACACTATTATTGTCCAGAGCAAATGAAACTAGATG ATATTTGTTTGAAGGAGGTAACCTCAATTGCAGACAGCCTCTATAATATTCAACTTTTGAGAGAATTCTCCAATGAATATCTAAACAAATGTTTTTACCTCACATTGGAGGACATGTTATATGCTCCTTTAGTTTTAAAG CCTAACGTCATGGTGTTCATTGCGGAACTCTTCTGGTGGTTTGAGAATGTCAAACCAGACTTTGTACAGCCAAGAGATATTCAGGAAATAAAAGATG TTAAAACAGTGTTGCAGCAGAAGAGCAGTCGTCCACCTGTTCCTATTTCCAACGCAACTAAGCGAAGTTTCATGGCTAGCCCTGCTAGTACAAGTCCAGCAGACTCGCAGCCCTTGGCTCAGACGGGCCCTGAAGCTTGCAATAGATACTACCTGCACCCTGAGGAGCCTGACTATCT TGGCAAAGGAGGAAGCCCTGCCTTTAGTCCTTCCCATCCACTGCTCCCTTTGagacaaaaacaacaaaaatctttaCAGGGAGAGGACAGCCCTG gtcatCGGCATCGTTCCAATTCTCTGACCCGTGTTGATGGGCAGCCACGAGGTTCAGTTCTTGCGTGGCCAGAGAGGAAACCCAG GCCTCTGTCTCAGCCAACACCATTTGCTCTTCATCATTCTGCCAGTAGTGATGTGGACCCTGGGTCGGGTGATAGCATTAGTCTGGCTAGATCAATCAGCAAAGACAGTCTTGCTTCAAACATTGTTAATGTAACTCCAAAAAATCAACCCCATCCTCCGTCAATGAAAACTAACGGGAAGAGCTTGCTGAACAATGTTGAAATtgaggatgaagatgaagagCTTATCGCAATAATCAGATCTGAAGAAAGGCCAAGCCGTAGTGATCTTGAATTACAGAATGCATCAGCCAGGGTGCCCAGCATAGTTGCAACTGCATGGTCTCCAAAAACAAATAGTGAGACTTCAGAAAGCAAACCAGACAGTTTTTACTTGGAGCCTTTAATGCCTGCTGTTCTAAAACcggcaaaggaaaaacagataatCAATAAAGAGGATGAATGTGGGGAGGGGAAACAAAGGAGTTTTATAACAAAGAGATTAAATGAAGGACACTTGCCTTTGATCCGCAAGAAAACAAATAGCAATCATGGTGAGCATGACCTCAATAGGACTTTTACTCCAATTTCTAGTTCTGATTTCACTCCAGTTGCAGATCCTAGTACTGCGGATCCAGTGGCACTGGTGGAGGCAGGTTTAGAAGCTTCCAGACCTTTGGCTAGTAGCAGTTTAGATCCTTCCACTCAGGAGCTATCCACTGGAGGATTTTTTCTTCATGCTGCTAAATCTGATGATGACATAGCAAGTAAAGTCAATGTAAGTTATGTGAAAAGCCTCAATTCGCACGTTCCAGATACTACATGGACTATGGTGAGACAGGACTCTGATTCAGATCTCTTAGACTTAGAAGACACTGAACAGGATCTGGTAGTCATAGATGACCATCCTATAGTCAGTAAATACATTGgtgaggaagaatctgcaaaattGCAAGAAGACATGAAGGTAAAAGAACACGAAGATAAGGATGATGCTAGTGGACGTTCCAGCCCATGTTTGAGTACAATTTCTCAAGTTAGCAGCGTGTCAGTGACTAGTGGGAGTGTCCGAATGACCAACTTCGCAGAACGAAAGCTTCAGAGACTTAATAGCTATGAAACAAAGTCCAGCACAAGTAGTTCACAAAAGACCACACCAGATGGATCAGAAAGCTGCCCAGCACCACTAACCACATGGAAACAAAAGCGAGAACAAAGCCCCAACAGACAAAATAAAGATAATGTTAATCTTTTAGCTTCTGAGTTGGTGCAGCTTCATATGCAGTTGGAAGAGAAACGAAGGGCAATAGAAGCGCAGAAGAAGAAGATGGAAGCCTTATCAGCAAGGCAGCGACTAAAATTGGGCAAGGCAGCTTTCTTGCATGTTGTTAAAAAAGGGAAATCTCCTGATGTTCCGCAACCTGTTAAACCAGAACATTTTGCAAAAGAATATTCTCGGCACAATGGTGAAGACTTAGATGAAGTTTCTTTGAGTTCCAAATCTGAGGAGTTTCTtgtgaaagaggaggagagagaagaaatgctTAATGATTCTCAAGAagtaacaaaagtaaaaatgcaagaaaGCCTAGCTTTTGCTGAGCAACATAAACCAAAAGACTCTGCTGCTATACATgatttggaaaaaagtaaaattatttccGTTGCCCTCCTGGAAGACAATGTTACTGAAGTGGATATAAATGAATGTGATCTTTCTATTGAAAAACTGAATGAAACAATCAGTACGCTTCAGCAGGCTATATTAAAGATTTCTCAGCAACAGGAACTACTTATGAAATCTCCATCAGTGCCATCGCCAGGAACCAGAAGTAACTCTCAGGACCAAAAGGTAAAACCATCAATTCATTTTGTTGAGCCTCTCTCTCCAACTGGAATGAACAGTCTTCGTAAACCACCTCGATTTGGTCAAGGAAGGAATCCTCGATCAGGAAGACCAGCTGATCTGAAAGTCACTAAAGACAGACAACAAAATTCAGCACGTGTTAAAACCCCAACACAAAGTCTAGAAACCTTACCACATTTAAGACCATTTCCATCCAATAGCTTGTCAAAGACACCAACAGAAATCAGCTTGGAAAGTAGTCCTGATCATGGAAGTGGTTCTCAAGAAAAGTGTTTCTTTGATACCTATAGACTTCATGATGAGAGCAATCAAAGGGCACTTGTTCTCTCCACCTCCAAAGATgcaaatattatttctgaaatgagCAAAGAGGTGGATAACAGCTTCAAGGAAACAGGGTTGAATTCTTCTGATggctcaggaaaagaaaatgtcccAGTGGATGAGCCACTGAGAAGCAAGGCTAATCTCATTGAAGTAGACTTGTCTGACTTAAAAGCTCCAGATGAAGGAGAACTTGAAAACCAGGATAGCTCTACAGATATAATTAGTGAGGGTGATCAGAAGTCTGGTGTGGGTTTCTTCTTCAAG GATgaacagaaagcagaagatgaGCTCGCAAAAAAACGTGCAGCGTTCCTTTTGAAACAGCAGCGCAAAGCTGAGGAGGCTCGGATTCGGAAACAGCAGTTGGAGGCTGAAGTTGAACAAAAAAGAGATGAAGCTCG tcGCAAAGCTGAGGAGGACCGAATAcggaaagaagaagagaaggctcgaaGAGAACTTATCAAGCAAGAATATctaaggaaaaaacagcagcaaattttGGAGGAGCAAGGGCTTGGAAAGCCCAAATCAAAGCCCAAAAAACCCAGGCCAAAGTCGGTCCATCGTGAAGAATCTTACAGTGATTCAGGGACAAAGTGTTCTTCCACAC CTGATAATTTGAGCAGTGCTCAGTCTGGTTCCAGTCTTTCTTTGGCCTCAGCAGCAACAACTGAACCTGAAAGCGTACACTCTGGTGGCACGCCATCTCAGAG AGTTGAATCAATGGAGTCCTTACCAATACTGAGCAGAAATCCtagcagaaacacagaaagagatTGGGAGAATGCTTCAACAGCATCTTCTATTGCTTCAGTGGCAGAATACACAG GTCCAAAATTATTTAAGGAGCCCAGCAGCAAATCAAACAAACCTATTATTCACAATGCTATATCTCATTGCTGTCTTGCTGGAAAAGTGAATGAACCACATAAGAATTCAATATTAGAG GAACTAGAAAAATGTGATGCCAACCACTACATCATTTTGTTCCGTGATGCTGGCTGCCAGTTTAGAGCACTTTATTGCTACTATCCTGACACTGAAGAAATCTACAAGCTGACTGGAACAGGGCCAAAGAGCATCACCAAGAAAATGATTGACAAACTTTATAAGTACAGTTCGGACAGAAAACAGTTTAACGTGATTCCAGCCAAAACCATGTCTGTCAGTGTGGATGCTCTTACTATTCATAACCACTTGTGGCAAGCCAAGCGACCTGCAGTGCCAAAGAAGACTCAGACTCGTAAATGA